The following proteins are encoded in a genomic region of Arachis stenosperma cultivar V10309 chromosome 4, arast.V10309.gnm1.PFL2, whole genome shotgun sequence:
- the LOC130976571 gene encoding glucan endo-1,3-beta-D-glucosidase ARB_01444-like: MPSSPPFLFPEVQSTVLPDPSTFFSQNLLQSPLPTNSFFQNFVLKNGDQHEYFHPYLIKSSNSSLSVSYPFLLFSAAMLYQVFVPDITISSSTQKTTTPTKKDHVISSYSDLGVTLDIPSSNLRFFLIKGSPFITASLTKPTSLSITTPHSIVSLFPSNDDKTKYTLKLNNNQTWIFYTSSPIALYNKGSKILSNPFYGIIRVAALPDESNNNGSNCGEILDRFSSCYPVSGDADIKKHFRVVYKWQTRRSGELLMLAHPLHLKLLKQNNNNVTVLNGFKYRSIDGDLVGVVGDSWVLEAQNVPVTWHSIKGVEKGSYKEIVSALKKDVKELNSSNLNTTSSYFYGKLVGRAARMALIAEEVSYPIVIPKIAKFLKETIEPWLKGTLKGNGFLYERKWGGLVTLQGSNDSGGDFGFGVYNDHHYHIGYFIYGISVLAKIDPDWGQEYKPQAYSLVNDFLNLGPRFNANYPRLRMFDLYILHSWASGVTEFEDGRNQESTSEAVNAYYAAALMGLAFEDSRLFDTGSTLLALEIQAAQTWWHVKSEDNLYEQDFSKDNRIVGILWSNKRDTKLWWASADCRYCRLSIQVLPLLPITEPLFSDGVYAKELVEWTLPSLKGKTNVEGWKGFTYALQGIYDKENALNNIRMLKGFDDGNSYTNLLWWIHSR; encoded by the coding sequence ATGCCTTCTTCTCCACCATTCCTCTTCCCAGAAGTTCAGTCCACAGTCCTACCAGATCCATCAACATTCTTCTCCCAAAACCTCCTTCAATCTCCACTCCCAACCAACTCTTTCTTCCAAAACTTTGTTCTCAAAAACGGTGACCAACATGAGTACTTCCACCCTTACCTCATCAAATCCTCTAACTCTTCTCTTTCTGTCTCTTACCCTTTTCTCTTATTCTCTGCTGCCATGTTGTACCAGGTTTTTGTCCCTGACATCACCATCTCTTCTTCTACTCAAAAAACAACCACCCCAACAAAAAAAGATCATGTAATCTCATCCTATAGTGATCTTGGTGTCACTTTAGACATACCCTCTTCCAATCTAAGGTTCTTTCTTATTAAAGGAAGTCCCTTTATAACTGCTTCTCTTACAAAACCAACTAGTCTCTCTATTACAACACCACACTCCATTGTTTCCTTGTTTCCTTCCAATGATGACAAAACCAAGTACACTCTTAAGCTCAATAACAATCAGACGTGGATCTTTTATACATCTTCTCCAATAGCATTGTACAACAAAGGCTCTAAGATTTTGTCGAATCCGTTCTATGGAATCATTAGAGTTGCAGCATTGCctgatgaatctaacaacaacgGTTCAAACTGTGGTGAAATACTTGACAGGTTCAGTTCTTGTTACCCTGTGTCTGGTGATGCAGATATCAAGAAGCATTTCAGGGTTGTGTATAAATGGCAGACGAGGAGATCGGGGGAGCTTCTAATGCTGGCTCACCCTCTTCATCTCAAGCTTCTCAAACAGAACAATAATAATGTTACTGTTCTGAATGGTTTCAAGTACAGAAGCATTGATGGAGATCTTGTTGGTGTTGTTGGTGACTCATGGGTTTTGGAAGCTCAGAATGTTCCTGTAACATGGCATTCAATCAAAGGTGTGGAAAAAGGTTCATACAAGGAGATTGTTTCAGCACTTAAGAAAGATGTTAAGGAGCTGAATTCCTCAAATTTGAACACAACTTCATCATATTTCTATGGGAAGCTGGTTGGTAGAGCTGCAAGAATGGCACTAATAGCAGAAGAAGTGTCTTATCCCATTGTGATTCCCAAAATTGCCAAGTTCCTAAAGGAAACCATTGAGCCATGGTTGAAAGGAACACTCAAAGGGAATGGCTTTCTCTATGAGAGAAAATGGGGTGGACTTGTTACACTACAAGGGTCTAATGATTCAGgtggtgattttggttttggTGTTTATAATGATCACCATTACCATATAGGATACTTCATTTATGGAATTTCTGTTCTTGCAAAGATTGATCCTGATTGGGGACAAGAGTACAAGCCACAAGCCTATTCACTTGTCAATGATTTCTTGAACTTGGGGCCAAGATTCAATGCTAATTATCCTCGGTTGAGGATGTTTGATCTCTACATTCTGCATTCTTGGGCTTCAGGAGTGACCGAATTCGAAGATGGAAGAAATCAAGAGAGTACTAGTGAAGCTGTGAATGCATACTATGCAGCAGCATTGATGGGGCTAGCGTTCGAGGACTCGCGCCTTTTTGATACCGGATCAACCCTCTTAGCATTGGAGATCCAAGCTGCACAAACATGGTGGCATGTGAAATCGGAGGACAATTTGTATGAACAAGATTTCTCAAAAGATAATAGAATTGTTGGGATTCTGTGGTCTAATAAGAGGGACACTAAGCTATGGTGGGCTTCAGCAGATTGTAGATATTGTAGGCTTAGCATACAAGTGCTGCCATTGTTGCCAATCACTGAACCTTTGTTCTCTGATGGTGTTTATGCTAAGGAGCTTGTTGAATGGACTTTACCTTCTTTGAAGGGTAAAACAAATGTAGAAGGTTGGAAGGGTTTTACCTATGCATTGCAGGGGATTTATGATAAGGAAAATGCATTGAACAACATTAGGATGTTGAAGGGGTTTGATGATGGTAACTCATATACTAATCTCTTGTGGTGGATTCATAGCAGATGA